A single window of Dromaius novaehollandiae isolate bDroNov1 chromosome 33, bDroNov1.hap1, whole genome shotgun sequence DNA harbors:
- the SYCE2 gene encoding synaptonemal complex central element protein 2 yields MAPSDRPGARKEAAAAAALAAGGGPGEAAAALAVPEGKAAAYFAALAAQLGALQQRTQQLVDRVNENRKKDHALMSSFRESLLLKVSSLAEELEERVFRLYAAHNELIQAALRELQRVTESIGRGERELRHVCRTVQAAYEELCLRPEP; encoded by the exons ATGGCTCCTTCGGATCGTCCCGGCGCGCG gaaggaggcggcggcggcggcggcgttggcggcgggggggggccccggcgaggcggcggcggcgttgGCGGTGCCGGAGGGGAAGGCGGCCGCCTACTTTGCGGCGCTGGCGGCCCAGCTGGGCGCCCTGCAGCAGCGCACGCAGCAGCTGGTCGACAGGGTCAACGAGAACCGCAAGAAGGACCACGCGCTCATGAGCAGCTTCCGCGAGAGCCTGCTGCTCAAG GTGTCGAGCCTggcggaggagctggaggagcgcGTGTTCCGCCTCTACGCCGCCCACAACGAGCTGATCCAGGCGGCGCTGCGGGAGCTGCAGCGGGTCACCGAGAGCATCGGCCGCGGCGAGCGGGAGCTGCGGCACGTCTGCCGCACCGTGCAGGCCGCCTACGAGGAGCTCTGCCTGCGCCCCGAGCCCTGA
- the GCDH gene encoding glutaryl-CoA dehydrogenase, mitochondrial codes for MALRLAAPLLRPALGGLRRRSTAPPREPFSWRDPLRLEEQLTPEERLLRDAFRSYCQQQLLPRVLRAHRHEVFDREILTEMGQLGVLGLTIKGYGCAGASAVSYGLVARELERVDSSYRSLLSVQSSLVMHALHAYGSEAQRRRYLPPLARGELLGCFGLTEPNRGSDAGGLETRARYDAAARTYRLRGTKTWITNAPLAELFVVWAACEDGRLRGFVLERGARGLSTAAIAGKFALRASATGTILLDDVEVPRDALLPGAVGLAGPLGCLDSARYGIAWGALGAAEFCLETARQYVLDREQFGGPLARNQLVQKKLADMATEIALGLQACLRLGRLRDEGRAAPELASMLKRNSCGKALEVARQARDMLGGNGICDEYHVIRHLLNLEAVNTYEGTHDIHALILGRAITGIQAFSAGK; via the exons ATGGCGCTGCGCCTCGCCGCCCCACTGCTGCGCCCGGCCCTGGGCGGCCTGCGCCGGCGGagcaccgcccccccccgcg AGCCCTTCTCGTGGCGGGACCCGCTGCGCCTGGAGGAGCAGCTGACGCCCGAGGAGCGGCTGCTGCGCGACGCCTTCCGCAGCtactgccagcagcagctgctgccccgcGTGCTGCGCGCCCACCGCCACGAAg TCTTCGACCGGGAGATCCTGACCGagatggggcagctgggggtgcTGGGCCTCACCATTAAGG GGTACGGCTGCGCGGGGGCCTCGGCCGTGTCCTACGGGCTGGTGGCGCGGGAGCTGGAGCGGGTGGACAGCAGCTACCGCTCGCTGCTGAGCGTCCAGTCCTCGCTGGTGATGCACGCCCTGCACGCCTACGGCTCCGAGGCCCAGCGCCGCCGCTACCTGCCCCCCCTCG cgcggggggagctgctgggctgcttcGGGCTGACGGAGCCGAACCGCGGGAGCGACGCGGGGGGGCTGGAGACGCGCGCCCGCTACGACGCCGCCGCCCGCACCTACCGCCTGCGCGGCACCAAGACCTG GATCACCAACGCGCCGCTGGCCGAGCTCTTCGTGGTGTGGGCGGCCTGCGAGGACGGGCGGCTGCGGGGCTTCGTGCTGGAGCGCGGCGCCCGGGGCCTCAGCACCGCCGCCATCGCCGGCAAGTTCGCCCTCCGCGCCTCCGCCACCGGCACCATCCTGCTCGACGACGTGGAGGTGCCGCGCGACGCCCTGCTgcccggcgccgtggggctggcg ggccccctcgGCTGCCTCGACAGCGCCCGCTACGGCATCGCCTGGGGCGCCCTGGGCGCCGCCGAGTTCTGCCTGGAGACGGCGCGGCAGTACGTCCTCGACAG GGAGCAGTTCGGGGGGCCGCTGGCCCGCAACCAGCTGGTGCAGAAGAAGCTGGCCGACATGGCGACGGAGATCgcgctggggctgcaggcctgcctgCGCCTGGGCCGCCTCCGCGACGAGGGCAG GGCGGCGCCGGAGCTGGCGTCCATGCTGAAGCGCAACTCGTGCGGCAAGGCGCTGGAGGTGGCGCGGCAGGCGCGCGACATGCTGGGCGGCAACGGCATCTGCGACGAGTACCACGTCATCCGGCACCTCCTCAACCTGGAGGCCGTCAACACCTACGAGg GCACCCACGACATCCACGCGCTGATCCTGGGCAGAGCCATCACCGGCATCCAGGCCTTCTCCGCCGGGAAGtag